One segment of Desulfomicrobium macestii DNA contains the following:
- a CDS encoding iron-containing alcohol dehydrogenase codes for MDIRKFSLPEIIFGHGSMEYTGSYALQLGAKKVFVVSDPGLERSGWVGKLIEVLEASALKWVYYSNVSSNPRDYEVHLGADLYKAEGADVVIGLGGGSPLDMAKGVATVASNGGIIQDYEGANLIIRPLPPMIFLPSTAGSGSDISQFAIITDVARKVKMSLISRSLTPNVSIIDPEMLSTAGDDLIVTSAVDALSHAVESYVSLIAHTLTETQAVKAMHLILDNLKPALKTRDPLAMENLSMAAVAAGMSFSNASLGACHAIAHSLGGFFDTTHGMVHPVLLPAVMSYNLPACEAKMATIGEIVLGKRLSSSLQTAEGGIKRLKEIFLELGTAVHFREIVDDETAFPQICEMATKDACLLTNPRPATAEELLRICQEVW; via the coding sequence ATGGATATAAGAAAATTCTCTCTGCCAGAAATAATTTTCGGACATGGCAGCATGGAATATACAGGATCGTACGCTTTGCAGCTCGGCGCCAAGAAAGTCTTTGTGGTCAGCGATCCGGGTCTCGAGCGCAGCGGCTGGGTCGGCAAGCTCATCGAAGTTCTTGAGGCCTCGGCCTTGAAGTGGGTTTACTACTCGAACGTGAGCTCCAATCCGCGTGACTATGAAGTGCATCTGGGTGCGGATCTGTACAAGGCCGAAGGCGCGGACGTGGTCATCGGCCTTGGCGGAGGCAGCCCGCTGGACATGGCCAAGGGTGTGGCCACCGTGGCCAGCAACGGCGGGATAATCCAGGACTACGAAGGCGCGAACCTGATCATCAGGCCGCTTCCGCCCATGATCTTCCTGCCGTCCACGGCCGGAAGCGGCTCGGACATTTCCCAATTCGCCATCATCACCGATGTGGCGCGCAAGGTGAAAATGTCGCTCATCAGCCGCTCCCTGACGCCCAACGTATCCATCATCGATCCGGAAATGCTCTCCACCGCCGGCGACGACCTCATCGTGACCTCAGCCGTGGACGCACTGTCCCACGCCGTGGAATCCTACGTCTCGCTCATCGCCCACACGCTGACCGAGACCCAGGCCGTAAAAGCCATGCACCTCATTCTGGACAATTTGAAACCAGCTCTCAAAACCCGCGATCCCCTCGCCATGGAAAACCTGTCCATGGCGGCGGTTGCCGCAGGAATGAGCTTCAGCAACGCCAGTCTTGGGGCCTGCCATGCCATTGCCCACTCTCTTGGCGGATTTTTCGATACCACGCACGGAATGGTCCACCCGGTGCTCCTCCCTGCGGTCATGAGCTACAACCTGCCTGCCTGCGAGGCAAAGATGGCCACCATCGGAGAAATTGTCCTCGGCAAACGCCTGTCGTCATCCCTGCAAACAGCCGAGGGCGGCATCAAACGTCTCAAGGAGATTTTTCTGGAACTCGGCACCGCGGTTCATTTTCGCGAAATTGTGGATGACGAGACCGCCTTCCCCCAGATCTGTGAAATGGCCACCAAGGACGCATGCCTGCTGACCAACCCTCGCCCGGCCACGGCCGAGGAATTGCTGCGCATCTGCCAGGAGGTCTGGTGA
- a CDS encoding quaternary amine ABC transporter ATP-binding protein, which yields MAKIYVEGLYKIFGPNPKKALQMLSQGKSKDDIMASTRHGVGVNNANFEVHEGEIVVVMGLSGSGKSTLVRCLNRLITPTAGKILIDGRDVLTMGEDELRQLRQRKMGMVFQNFALFPHRTVLENAALGLEIQGMDREQRLKLADEALSLVGLDGWGASYPRQLSGGMQQRVGLARALALSPDILLMDEAFSALDPLIRRDMQDELISLQERMQKTIVFISHDLDEALKLGDRIILMKDGAIVQIGSPEEILTHPADEYVARFVEDVDITKVLTAESVMKHSEAVAYLRTDGPRAALRKMRKHNIAHLFVVDHTHRLVGIVSADAAAILAQRGEGSLTEAICTDIKTVFPDTAAHDLFSIMADLPYPLAVVDEANKFKGVIVRGTLVAALAERGGAA from the coding sequence ATGGCAAAAATATATGTAGAAGGTCTGTATAAAATTTTCGGCCCCAACCCGAAGAAAGCTCTGCAGATGTTATCCCAAGGCAAAAGCAAGGACGACATCATGGCCTCCACCCGGCACGGCGTAGGCGTCAACAACGCCAATTTCGAAGTGCATGAAGGGGAGATCGTGGTAGTCATGGGCCTGTCCGGCAGCGGAAAATCCACGCTGGTGCGCTGTCTGAACCGCCTGATCACGCCTACCGCAGGCAAGATTCTCATCGACGGACGCGATGTCCTGACCATGGGCGAGGACGAACTGCGGCAGTTGCGACAACGCAAGATGGGCATGGTCTTCCAAAATTTCGCCCTCTTTCCGCACCGCACCGTGCTCGAAAACGCCGCCCTCGGCCTTGAAATCCAGGGTATGGACAGGGAGCAACGGCTGAAACTTGCCGATGAAGCCCTCTCCCTGGTCGGACTTGACGGATGGGGCGCATCATATCCGCGCCAGCTGTCCGGCGGGATGCAGCAGCGAGTCGGACTTGCCAGGGCGCTGGCCCTGAGTCCCGACATCCTGCTCATGGACGAAGCCTTCAGTGCGCTCGATCCCCTCATCCGTCGCGACATGCAGGACGAACTGATCAGCCTGCAGGAACGGATGCAGAAAACCATCGTCTTCATATCGCATGACCTGGACGAAGCCCTGAAGCTCGGCGACCGCATCATTCTAATGAAGGACGGCGCCATCGTGCAGATTGGATCACCGGAAGAAATCCTGACCCACCCGGCCGATGAATACGTAGCGCGATTCGTCGAGGACGTGGACATCACCAAAGTCCTGACCGCCGAATCCGTCATGAAGCACAGCGAGGCCGTGGCCTATCTGCGCACAGACGGTCCCCGTGCGGCCCTGCGCAAGATGCGTAAGCACAACATCGCCCATCTCTTCGTCGTGGACCACACGCACCGGCTGGTAGGGATCGTCTCCGCCGACGCGGCGGCCATCCTGGCCCAACGCGGCGAGGGAAGCCTGACCGAAGCCATCTGCACGGATATCAAGACCGTTTTTCCGGACACGGCAGCTCATGATCTCTTCAGCATAATGGCCGATCTGCCTTACCCGCTGGCCGTGGTCGATGAAGCAAACAAGTTCAAGGGAGTCATTGTACGCGGCACACTTGTCGCGGCCCTGGCTGAAAGAGGAGGTGCCGCATGA
- a CDS encoding LuxR family transcriptional regulator yields MPTVFFFCDATGRVVEAHAGEFEEWDLSPGTSLCNALGIDCPNGELLKARLSPGTTHTLTGPSGQPISLRIMPLPKSLAPEGGFLATVRISSQLGILATDNPEPSAATLDYAVFNAVFNDARDAILLTDEQFRILAANRKAHSLYAEGEEPLAGATFKRILRAVDEARVLASARSLKNGASWRGTLTTLRPDGQETPVKLGVRCLSVGEVRLFQFMMRDLRGRIALERDLAQSRLAVADMNTALKQVLRNVEEERQELKDELVQQVREEVLPTVERIALEDSPLVRQAYRSALEEKIADMGVTTPESANLFARLTPREMDICRLIQQSWQGRAIAEELGISFETLQTHRKNIRRKLGLKGGPISLSAFVQQHPPF; encoded by the coding sequence ATGCCAACGGTATTTTTCTTTTGCGACGCCACAGGGCGCGTCGTCGAAGCGCACGCAGGGGAATTCGAGGAATGGGACCTTTCTCCCGGCACATCCCTGTGCAACGCCTTGGGCATTGACTGCCCGAACGGAGAACTTCTGAAGGCCCGCCTTTCCCCAGGCACCACACACACTCTGACCGGACCATCGGGACAGCCCATAAGCCTGCGGATCATGCCCCTGCCCAAAAGCCTTGCCCCCGAGGGAGGATTCCTCGCCACCGTAAGAATCTCCTCGCAGCTCGGCATCCTCGCCACGGACAATCCCGAACCCTCGGCCGCCACGCTGGATTATGCCGTGTTCAACGCCGTGTTCAACGACGCACGTGACGCGATCCTGCTCACGGATGAACAATTCCGCATCCTTGCCGCCAACCGCAAAGCCCACTCCCTGTACGCCGAAGGAGAAGAACCACTGGCCGGCGCCACGTTCAAACGCATCCTGCGCGCCGTGGACGAAGCGCGAGTCCTGGCCTCGGCCAGATCCCTGAAAAACGGGGCCTCGTGGCGTGGCACTCTCACGACCTTGAGGCCGGACGGCCAGGAAACACCGGTCAAGCTGGGCGTTCGATGCCTGAGCGTGGGCGAAGTGCGGCTGTTCCAATTCATGATGCGCGACCTGCGCGGACGCATCGCCCTTGAACGCGACCTGGCCCAGAGCCGACTGGCGGTCGCGGACATGAACACGGCCCTGAAGCAGGTTCTGCGCAATGTGGAAGAAGAACGCCAGGAGCTCAAGGACGAACTTGTGCAGCAGGTCCGTGAAGAAGTTCTGCCAACGGTGGAACGGATCGCCCTGGAAGACTCGCCTCTGGTACGCCAGGCCTACAGATCCGCCCTGGAGGAAAAGATCGCGGACATGGGCGTAACCACCCCCGAATCGGCCAATCTCTTTGCCAGACTCACTCCCCGCGAAATGGACATCTGCCGTCTCATCCAGCAGAGTTGGCAAGGCCGGGCCATCGCCGAGGAACTCGGCATCTCCTTTGAAACCCTGCAGACACACCGCAAGAACATCCGCCGCAAGCTCGGGCTCAAGGGCGGCCCGATTTCCCTTTCCGCCTTTGTGCAACAGCATCCTCCATTCTGA
- a CDS encoding sigma-54-dependent transcriptional regulator, with the protein MSIFNSIEILVVDDESNIRKLFSRELASPGRTIHTVGSAKEAFEHLHKHYYDIIILDIRLPDANGLELMTKLLETVPNVAIILITGYADVDNAVEAMKNGAYDYITKPFSLDRMEQVIEKAYQRVRLQRENELLRHNSEHKSMPKFIGHSKSVQQVRYLIEKAAPTDVPVLLTGESGTGKNVAAAALHAKSKRAGQPLIIKNCGTFDKELLRSELFGYCKGAFTGAERSHDGLLSLAHKATLFFDEVGELTLELQGALLRVLETQHFRRVGDKEERCVDVRFVFATNKDLAKEVEMGRFHDAFYHRINVFNIELPPLRERREDIPALVEYFLMSLAKDGQEYKISPRAMQQLMDNPWPGNVRELKNIIERGMILAENNIINVQALPFCQKSCQNPREKGFSTLEELERSHISMVMHAVQGNKSRAAQVLGIGRKTLYRKLEEYRLTEVGLQNANFLSK; encoded by the coding sequence ATGAGCATCTTCAATTCCATTGAAATACTCGTCGTGGATGACGAGTCCAATATACGCAAGCTCTTCTCCCGCGAACTGGCCTCGCCCGGCCGCACCATCCACACCGTGGGCAGCGCCAAGGAGGCTTTCGAGCACCTGCACAAACATTATTACGACATCATCATTCTCGATATACGCCTGCCCGACGCCAACGGCCTTGAACTGATGACCAAGCTGCTTGAGACCGTGCCCAACGTGGCCATCATCCTCATCACCGGCTACGCCGACGTGGACAACGCCGTGGAGGCCATGAAGAACGGGGCTTACGACTACATCACCAAGCCCTTCTCTCTGGATCGCATGGAGCAGGTCATCGAGAAGGCCTACCAGCGAGTCCGCCTTCAGAGAGAAAATGAGCTCCTGCGCCACAATTCAGAGCACAAGTCCATGCCCAAATTCATAGGGCACTCCAAATCCGTGCAGCAGGTCCGCTATCTCATCGAAAAAGCCGCGCCCACGGATGTGCCGGTCCTTCTGACCGGGGAAAGCGGCACGGGCAAGAACGTGGCCGCCGCCGCCCTGCACGCCAAAAGCAAACGCGCGGGACAGCCGCTCATCATCAAAAACTGCGGCACCTTCGACAAGGAATTGCTCAGAAGCGAACTATTCGGATACTGCAAGGGCGCCTTCACCGGAGCGGAGCGCAGCCATGACGGCCTCCTGTCCCTGGCCCACAAAGCCACCCTCTTTTTCGACGAAGTCGGGGAACTGACCCTGGAGTTGCAGGGCGCCCTCCTGCGCGTGCTTGAAACCCAGCATTTCAGGCGTGTGGGAGACAAGGAGGAGCGTTGCGTGGATGTACGCTTCGTCTTTGCCACCAACAAGGACCTGGCCAAGGAAGTCGAGATGGGACGCTTTCATGACGCCTTCTACCACCGCATCAACGTCTTCAACATAGAGCTGCCGCCGCTGCGTGAACGGCGCGAGGACATCCCGGCCCTGGTCGAGTACTTTCTCATGTCACTGGCCAAGGATGGGCAGGAGTACAAGATCTCGCCCCGGGCCATGCAGCAGCTCATGGACAATCCCTGGCCCGGCAATGTGCGCGAACTCAAGAACATCATCGAGCGGGGCATGATCCTGGCCGAGAACAACATCATAAATGTCCAGGCCCTGCCATTCTGCCAAAAGAGCTGCCAGAATCCGCGTGAAAAAGGATTTTCAACCCTTGAGGAGCTGGAACGTTCACATATCAGCATGGTCATGCATGCCGTGCAGGGCAACAAGTCCCGCGCGGCCCAGGTACTGGGTATCGGACGCAAGACCCTTTACAGAAAGCTCGAAGAGTACAGGCTGACCGAAGTGGGCCTGCAGAACGCCAATTTTCTGAGCAAATAG
- a CDS encoding two-component system sensor histidine kinase NtrB: protein MGKTTLSDIVGPEYTKLGFFREVQEKMGELETYNAELERKKQEIQDILNGIMDLLAVVSPDYRIVYVNKVFNDYFDIPHPEGLFCYQVFRGGSEPCQICPLRTALQTGKPDRASYIDHRPDRSLHFEVVASPMFDDKSQVRTVLVSKRDVTMEKEYQAKYYQAEKMATIGLLAAGVAHEINNPLAAISGFSEALKRRLPYLGTLLDKETEQGILEDFTDYTTTILEECNRCRDIVGNLLSFSSQKTCKFNTIDLNSLVTGSLKILHHQIKLHPGITLHQDLCPEPVTIRGAQGELKQVLLNLVLNAMDAIDAKGTITIRTSMDNAERAALIVEDTGQGIPPETLDKLFIPFFTTKTKGHSIGIGLSICYNIIKMHGGEIHVCSEPGKGSAFRVMLPTGFSANNKEMTT, encoded by the coding sequence ATGGGTAAGACCACGCTCAGCGACATCGTCGGGCCGGAATATACCAAGCTCGGTTTTTTCCGCGAAGTGCAGGAAAAAATGGGAGAGCTTGAGACATATAATGCGGAGCTTGAACGGAAAAAACAGGAAATCCAGGACATCCTGAACGGAATCATGGATCTTTTGGCGGTGGTCTCGCCGGATTACCGCATTGTCTACGTGAACAAGGTGTTCAACGACTATTTTGATATCCCCCACCCAGAAGGGCTCTTCTGCTATCAGGTTTTCCGGGGCGGCTCCGAGCCCTGCCAGATCTGCCCCCTGCGCACGGCCCTGCAAACCGGCAAGCCCGACCGGGCCTCATATATCGACCACCGACCGGACCGCAGCCTGCACTTCGAGGTCGTGGCCTCGCCCATGTTCGACGACAAGAGCCAGGTTCGCACGGTCCTGGTCTCAAAACGCGACGTGACCATGGAAAAAGAATATCAGGCCAAATACTATCAGGCCGAAAAAATGGCCACCATCGGCCTTCTGGCGGCGGGCGTGGCGCATGAGATCAACAATCCCCTGGCGGCCATCAGCGGCTTCTCCGAGGCATTGAAACGCCGCCTGCCCTACCTTGGGACCCTTCTGGACAAGGAAACGGAACAGGGCATCCTGGAGGATTTCACGGACTATACGACCACCATCCTCGAAGAATGCAACCGCTGCCGGGACATTGTCGGCAACCTGCTCTCGTTCAGCAGCCAGAAAACATGCAAATTCAATACAATAGACCTAAACTCTCTGGTCACGGGGTCCCTCAAGATTCTGCATCACCAGATCAAGTTGCATCCGGGCATAACCCTGCATCAGGATCTGTGCCCCGAACCCGTGACCATCCGGGGCGCCCAGGGCGAACTCAAGCAGGTCCTTTTGAACCTTGTGCTGAACGCCATGGACGCCATCGACGCCAAGGGAACCATCACCATCCGCACCAGCATGGACAACGCGGAACGCGCGGCGCTCATTGTCGAGGATACCGGACAGGGCATCCCCCCCGAAACCCTGGACAAGCTTTTCATCCCCTTTTTCACAACCAAGACCAAAGGGCACAGCATCGGCATCGGCCTGTCCATCTGCTACAACATCATTAAAATGCACGGCGGGGAAATCCACGTCTGCAGCGAACCCGGCAAGGGTTCCGCCTTCCGGGTCATGCTCCCGACCGGATTTTCAGCAAACAACAAGGAAATGACTACATGA
- a CDS encoding ABC transporter permease → MNEYKLPVGEVIETGIDFLVEHLSFITKASAEVVETLLGAMESGLLLIPIPVFIVLVGACVWFLTKERKLTLGSALGLALIWNMGLWTATVSTIALVLVATLCAIAIGVPLGICAAISKGTYKVVMPVLDVMQTMPAFVYLIPAIPFFGLGKTAAIFSTVIFSMPPAIRFTCLGIRQIPAELVECSTAFGATRMQRLYKLDLPLAAPTIMAGINQTVMLALSMVVIASMIGAKGLGGEVWKAIQRLQMGRGFEAGIAIVIVAMILDRVLQKLGTRKEN, encoded by the coding sequence ATGAACGAGTACAAACTGCCGGTAGGCGAAGTCATCGAGACTGGCATCGACTTTCTGGTCGAACACTTGTCATTTATCACCAAAGCCAGCGCCGAGGTGGTCGAGACGCTGCTGGGGGCCATGGAAAGCGGCCTGCTGCTCATCCCCATCCCGGTTTTCATCGTGCTGGTGGGAGCCTGCGTATGGTTCCTGACCAAGGAGCGCAAACTCACCCTGGGCAGCGCTCTCGGCCTTGCGCTGATCTGGAACATGGGACTTTGGACCGCGACGGTCAGCACCATCGCCCTGGTTCTGGTCGCCACGCTCTGCGCCATCGCCATCGGCGTACCGCTGGGTATCTGCGCGGCCATCAGCAAAGGCACATACAAGGTGGTCATGCCCGTCCTCGACGTGATGCAGACCATGCCGGCCTTTGTCTATCTGATCCCGGCCATCCCCTTTTTCGGGCTGGGCAAGACAGCGGCCATTTTTTCCACGGTCATTTTTTCAATGCCTCCGGCGATCCGCTTCACGTGCCTCGGAATCCGACAGATTCCCGCGGAGCTTGTGGAATGTTCCACCGCTTTCGGCGCAACGCGCATGCAGAGACTGTACAAGCTGGACCTGCCCCTGGCCGCGCCGACCATCATGGCCGGCATCAACCAGACGGTCATGCTGGCCCTGTCCATGGTCGTCATCGCGTCCATGATCGGCGCCAAGGGTCTGGGCGGAGAGGTTTGGAAAGCCATCCAGCGCCTGCAGATGGGGCGCGGATTCGAGGCGGGCATAGCCATTGTCATCGTGGCCATGATCCTGGACCGGGTGCTGCAGAAGCTTGGCACCCGAAAAGAAAACTAA
- a CDS encoding glycine betaine ABC transporter substrate-binding protein: protein MKRILLTIACLMLLIQPAMAAKGKVRIAYVEWDCATASTTVAKAALEEMGYEVETLAVAAAAMWQALGTGDVDAMVTAWLPVTHADYYAKVKDKVEKVSVVSGGAKLGWAVPAYVTINSIEELNANADKFNGKIIGIDPGAGLMKLSEQVIADYKLDKLELMEGSGATMTAALDNAIKNKEWVVVTAWSPHWMFGKWELKYLEDPKGILGGEEQIEAIVRKGLDKDMPEVHAFFSNFKWDSPAQLQMVMAWNQEGGSPEENAQRFLKEYPETVKRWMGK from the coding sequence GTGAAAAGAATTCTACTTACCATCGCGTGTCTGATGCTCTTGATTCAACCTGCCATGGCCGCCAAGGGCAAGGTTCGCATCGCTTACGTCGAATGGGACTGCGCCACGGCCAGCACTACGGTTGCCAAGGCCGCGCTGGAAGAAATGGGTTATGAAGTCGAAACCCTCGCGGTCGCGGCAGCAGCCATGTGGCAGGCCCTTGGAACCGGCGACGTTGACGCCATGGTCACCGCCTGGTTGCCCGTGACCCATGCCGACTATTACGCAAAGGTCAAAGACAAGGTCGAAAAAGTGTCCGTGGTCTCCGGCGGAGCCAAGCTTGGCTGGGCCGTGCCTGCGTACGTTACCATCAACTCCATTGAGGAGCTGAACGCCAACGCCGACAAATTCAACGGCAAGATCATCGGCATCGACCCGGGCGCCGGCCTCATGAAGCTGTCCGAACAGGTCATCGCCGACTACAAGCTGGACAAGCTGGAACTGATGGAAGGCAGTGGTGCAACCATGACCGCAGCCCTGGACAATGCCATAAAGAACAAGGAATGGGTGGTCGTCACCGCTTGGTCCCCACACTGGATGTTCGGCAAGTGGGAACTCAAGTACCTGGAAGACCCCAAGGGCATCCTTGGCGGCGAAGAACAGATCGAGGCCATCGTGCGCAAGGGCCTGGACAAGGACATGCCTGAAGTTCATGCCTTCTTCTCCAACTTCAAGTGGGATTCCCCGGCACAGCTGCAGATGGTCATGGCCTGGAACCAGGAAGGCGGAAGCCCCGAGGAAAACGCCCAGCGTTTCCTGAAGGAATATCCGGAGACCGTGAAGCGCTGGATGGGCAAATAA
- the secA gene encoding preprotein translocase subunit SecA — MIGYLTKKIFGSRNDRFLKTLQPTVGKINALEKEMQALADAEIPSRFAEYREAVAGGRELDSLLPEVFALTREASRRVLGMRHFDVQLMGGMILHQGKIAEMKTGEGKTLVATLPVVLNALSGKGVHVVTVNDYLAKRDAAWMGQLYTFMGLSVGVIVHGLSDAERQQAYGADVTYGTNNEFGFDYLRDNMKFYKHQLVQRPLNFAIVDEVDSILIDEARTPLIISGPGEKSTSLYGRVNAIIPKLDRDEHFTIDEKARTVVLTDEGVAHCEEILGVTNLFDPANITLQHHILQALRAHYLFTLDDHYIVKDGQVVIVDEFTGRLMPGRRFSDGLHQALEAKEGVKVEAENQTLASITFQNFFRMYEKLAGMTGTADTEAVEFQQIYGLEVVVAPPNKQMVRKDFPDVILKTQAEKFAAIVEEIKGLHAKGQPVLVGTTSIEKSEYIASLLKKKGVPHEVLNAKYHEKEAEIVAMAGQKGRVTIATNMAGRGTDIVLGEGVRELGGLHILGSERHESRRIDNQLRGRAGRQGDPGSSRFYLALDDTLMRLFGSDRIAGIMDKLGLEDGQTIENPLISRSIENAQKRVEGHNFEIRKQLIDYDNVMNQQREVIYSLRREFMIADDLQPTVEEFIDDLLSQVYEPLENKKGHSESPEEIRGMIRSKLDEVFAMERMAPGGKFIEKDDARTAILSVLEEHRAAAPDQYQEILRFFLLDALDRNWKDHLLQMDYLKEGIGLRGYAQRDPKQEYKREGFELFEDLIFRIRENTMKALTHLRIEAVKQEELKHEEQEDVKYVGGNEPADKKPDTVRRVDPKVGRNDPCPCGSGQKYKKCCGKLA, encoded by the coding sequence ATGATCGGTTACTTGACCAAGAAAATATTCGGTTCCAGAAACGACAGATTCCTGAAAACCTTGCAGCCCACGGTCGGCAAGATAAACGCCCTGGAAAAGGAAATGCAGGCTCTTGCCGATGCCGAGATTCCGAGCCGCTTTGCGGAGTACCGGGAAGCAGTGGCCGGTGGGCGCGAACTTGATTCCCTGCTGCCCGAGGTTTTCGCCCTGACTCGCGAGGCCAGCCGCCGGGTGCTTGGCATGCGCCATTTTGACGTGCAGCTCATGGGTGGCATGATTCTGCACCAGGGCAAGATCGCGGAGATGAAGACTGGCGAGGGCAAGACCCTGGTCGCGACCCTGCCAGTAGTTCTGAACGCCCTGTCTGGAAAGGGCGTGCACGTGGTCACGGTCAACGACTACCTGGCCAAGCGTGACGCGGCCTGGATGGGCCAGCTCTACACGTTCATGGGACTATCCGTCGGCGTCATCGTGCACGGCCTCTCCGACGCCGAGCGCCAGCAGGCCTACGGCGCGGATGTGACCTACGGCACCAACAACGAGTTCGGGTTCGACTACCTGCGCGACAACATGAAATTCTACAAGCATCAGCTTGTGCAGCGTCCGCTCAATTTCGCCATCGTCGACGAAGTGGACTCCATCCTCATCGACGAAGCCCGTACCCCGCTCATCATCTCGGGTCCGGGCGAAAAATCGACCTCGCTCTATGGCCGCGTCAACGCCATCATTCCCAAGCTGGACCGGGACGAGCATTTCACCATCGATGAAAAGGCGCGAACCGTCGTGCTCACCGACGAGGGCGTGGCCCATTGCGAAGAGATCCTGGGCGTGACCAACCTCTTCGATCCGGCCAACATCACCCTGCAGCACCATATTCTTCAGGCCTTGCGCGCCCATTATCTCTTCACCCTGGATGATCACTATATCGTCAAGGACGGACAGGTGGTCATCGTGGATGAGTTCACCGGCCGACTCATGCCCGGGCGGCGTTTCAGCGACGGCCTGCATCAGGCCCTCGAAGCCAAGGAAGGGGTCAAGGTCGAGGCCGAGAACCAGACCCTTGCGAGCATCACCTTTCAGAATTTCTTCCGTATGTACGAGAAGCTGGCCGGCATGACCGGTACGGCAGATACCGAAGCCGTGGAGTTCCAGCAGATTTACGGGCTGGAAGTCGTGGTCGCTCCACCGAACAAGCAGATGGTGCGCAAGGATTTTCCCGACGTGATCCTGAAGACGCAGGCCGAAAAGTTCGCGGCCATCGTGGAGGAGATCAAGGGCCTGCACGCCAAGGGGCAGCCGGTTCTGGTCGGCACCACATCCATCGAGAAGTCCGAGTACATCGCATCCCTGCTCAAGAAGAAAGGCGTTCCGCATGAAGTCCTGAACGCCAAGTACCACGAGAAGGAAGCCGAGATCGTGGCCATGGCCGGACAGAAAGGGCGGGTGACCATCGCCACCAACATGGCTGGTCGAGGCACGGACATCGTCCTTGGAGAAGGCGTGCGCGAGCTTGGCGGACTGCACATCCTGGGCTCCGAGCGCCACGAGAGCCGGCGCATCGACAACCAGCTGCGCGGCCGCGCCGGACGTCAGGGCGACCCCGGTTCCTCGCGCTTCTACCTGGCCTTGGACGACACGCTCATGCGTCTCTTCGGATCCGACCGCATCGCCGGAATCATGGACAAGCTGGGCCTGGAAGACGGTCAGACCATCGAGAATCCGCTCATTTCACGGTCCATTGAAAATGCCCAGAAGCGGGTCGAAGGACACAACTTCGAGATCCGCAAGCAGCTCATCGACTATGACAACGTCATGAACCAGCAGCGCGAGGTCATCTATTCCCTGCGCCGCGAGTTCATGATCGCCGACGACCTGCAGCCCACGGTGGAGGAGTTCATCGACGATCTGCTCTCCCAGGTCTACGAGCCCCTTGAAAACAAGAAGGGGCACTCCGAATCTCCCGAAGAAATCCGGGGCATGATCCGCTCCAAGCTGGACGAAGTCTTCGCCATGGAGCGCATGGCACCGGGTGGAAAATTCATCGAAAAGGACGATGCACGGACCGCGATCCTGTCCGTTTTGGAGGAACATCGCGCCGCCGCCCCTGATCAGTACCAGGAAATCCTGCGCTTCTTTCTGCTCGATGCCCTCGATCGCAACTGGAAAGACCATCTGCTGCAGATGGACTACCTCAAGGAAGGCATCGGCCTGCGCGGATACGCCCAGCGTGATCCCAAGCAGGAATACAAGCGCGAGGGCTTCGAGCTGTTCGAGGACCTCATCTTCCGCATTCGCGAGAACACCATGAAGGCGCTAACCCACCTGCGCATCGAGGCGGTCAAGCAGGAGGAGCTGAAGCACGAGGAACAGGAAGACGTGAAATATGTCGGCGGCAACGAGCCCGCCGACAAGAAGCCGGACACGGTGCGCCGGGTTGACCCCAAGGTCGGCCGCAACGACCCCTGCCCCTGCGGCAGTGGGCAGAAGTACAAGAAATGTTGCGGTAAGCTGGCCTGA